A genomic segment from Lignipirellula cremea encodes:
- a CDS encoding IS66 family transposase produces the protein MSIDRLIDVIASQQRRIDELEKQLKELKGKSPTERLDQAYSEKAEQQRQAKTGRRKRKRKQAGRNKTADKIKQAKRTERVLPAQTRLDDCSFSHTRVAWRVENGRAVLVAYEIYRCGNRFGKPAGLLGRSEFGIEIFVAIAYQVYCVGLSIDKACKLLSFFQQLNLKKSQADALLNQLARAWESEFDSLCTLLAHSAVVHTDETSWSINSVWAFLTDKLTVLFYGVHKDGDTLARILDKQTFAGVLISDDAAVYRDFSKSQKCWAHLIRKAIKLTLQDPESAVYRNFADRVLEIYRTAKRIKADRRLSDSTRLARVAELDDELLHLCCARWIDDDVSGGEIENDYRRLCDEIMRLMLNQELFLFVTEPAADGNNNAAERQLRDDATARKTCRTSKTPRGAKRRSVISSVLQSIGKQLDRFTLEAVIAEAARWLEEGESCFARQVESRGLGPPGTLSYGDETSLLDQVILAADA, from the coding sequence TTGTCGATCGACAGGTTGATCGATGTCATCGCCTCGCAGCAACGACGGATTGATGAGCTTGAGAAACAACTCAAAGAACTCAAGGGGAAGAGTCCGACTGAACGTCTCGATCAAGCTTATAGCGAAAAGGCGGAGCAACAACGCCAAGCCAAGACCGGCAGACGGAAACGAAAACGCAAGCAAGCCGGGCGAAACAAGACGGCTGACAAAATCAAACAGGCCAAGCGAACCGAAAGAGTCTTGCCGGCCCAGACTCGCCTGGACGACTGCTCGTTTTCGCACACCCGCGTCGCGTGGCGGGTGGAGAATGGCCGGGCGGTGCTGGTCGCCTATGAGATTTATCGGTGCGGCAATCGCTTCGGAAAGCCCGCCGGACTGCTCGGCCGCAGCGAGTTCGGCATCGAAATCTTCGTCGCCATCGCCTACCAGGTCTACTGTGTCGGGCTGTCGATCGACAAAGCCTGTAAATTGCTCTCCTTCTTTCAGCAGTTGAATCTGAAAAAGAGCCAGGCAGACGCCTTGCTCAACCAACTTGCCCGAGCCTGGGAAAGTGAATTCGATTCGCTCTGCACGCTGCTGGCCCACAGTGCGGTGGTCCACACCGATGAAACGTCCTGGAGCATCAACAGCGTGTGGGCTTTCTTGACTGACAAGCTCACCGTGTTGTTTTACGGCGTTCACAAAGACGGCGATACGTTGGCCCGGATTCTCGACAAGCAGACGTTTGCCGGCGTTCTGATCAGCGATGACGCGGCCGTCTACCGGGACTTCAGCAAGTCGCAGAAATGCTGGGCGCACCTGATTCGCAAGGCGATCAAGCTGACGCTTCAAGATCCCGAGAGCGCCGTTTATCGCAACTTTGCCGACCGTGTGCTGGAGATCTATCGCACGGCCAAGCGGATCAAAGCGGATCGGCGTCTGAGCGATTCGACCCGTTTGGCTCGTGTCGCCGAGTTGGACGACGAACTGCTGCACTTGTGCTGCGCGCGATGGATTGATGACGACGTCAGCGGCGGCGAGATCGAAAACGACTACCGGCGTCTGTGCGATGAAATTATGCGATTGATGCTGAACCAAGAACTCTTCTTGTTTGTGACCGAACCGGCTGCCGACGGCAACAACAACGCGGCCGAACGTCAGCTACGCGACGACGCGACGGCCCGCAAAACGTGTCGCACGAGCAAGACGCCCCGTGGCGCGAAGCGTCGCAGTGTGATCTCCAGCGTGCTGCAGAGCATCGGCAAGCAGCTTGATCGCTTCACGCTTGAAGCGGTCATCGCCGAAGCGGCGAGGTGGCTGGAGGAGGGGGAAAGCTGCTTCGCCCGACAAGTCGAATCCCGCGGCCTTGGACCGCCAGGAACTCTCTCCTACGGCGACGAAACGAGCCTGCTCGACCAAGTCATCTTAGCCGCGGACGCCTAA
- a CDS encoding integrase core domain-containing protein, translated as MTQIARNLTDYEGFLLGKRYLLMDRDTKFSLAFRHILKREGVEPLLPPRSPHLNAFIERFMRSLKSEALSRMIFFGESALRKAVSSFLEHYHGERNHQGLENKLIQPTDEVGQLAGKSECQERLGGLLKYYHRKAA; from the coding sequence ATGACGCAGATCGCCAGGAACCTGACCGACTACGAAGGCTTTCTACTCGGCAAGCGTTACCTGCTCATGGACCGCGACACGAAGTTCTCTCTAGCCTTCCGCCACATCCTGAAAAGGGAGGGCGTCGAGCCGCTGCTGCCCCCACGAAGCCCCCATTTGAACGCTTTCATCGAGCGGTTCATGAGGAGCCTCAAATCTGAGGCGCTGTCGCGCATGATCTTCTTCGGTGAAAGCGCGCTGCGCAAAGCTGTTTCGTCTTTCCTTGAGCACTACCACGGCGAGCGAAACCACCAAGGACTGGAAAATAAGCTGATCCAGCCCACTGATGAAGTCGGTCAGCTTGCCGGCAAAAGCGAGTGCCAAGAGCGGCTAGGTGGACTGCTGAAGTACTACCATCGTAAAGCCGCATGA
- a CDS encoding tetratricopeptide repeat protein translates to MLMKTVKKSEIFEHWKWIALSFIAGVVAVALTAPTAAGGDPTPQTLPEEMTECALPMPVMDQRETLASPEEEYQTCLDLWLALAQHEQGAYGEAVATWRTLALPQRTHVWRELAIGAALLEQHRYAESSKLLEVVTQEHPQNPVGFYLLGVAQTEHGLAPPRFDALQSFERAITLADTRHDDSLVPNNWGEIADPQGAYMPIAPPSVSHLLGSLGIDTLPVQAMFQAARLQLHRGEFEIAEERLDRATEAGIDTLIEYRTLEQKLEAEGRTLDAVRVRNKVMKLELNDMQRQAFVPQQFFVR, encoded by the coding sequence ATGTTAATGAAAACGGTCAAAAAATCGGAAATATTCGAACATTGGAAGTGGATAGCTCTCTCCTTCATCGCTGGTGTGGTCGCCGTCGCGTTGACCGCGCCGACCGCCGCGGGAGGAGATCCTACGCCGCAGACTCTGCCTGAAGAAATGACGGAGTGCGCCCTGCCGATGCCTGTGATGGATCAGCGCGAAACGTTGGCTTCCCCGGAAGAAGAGTATCAGACTTGCCTCGATTTGTGGCTGGCGCTCGCCCAACATGAACAGGGCGCCTACGGCGAGGCTGTGGCGACGTGGCGAACTCTGGCTTTGCCTCAACGCACGCACGTTTGGCGAGAACTGGCGATCGGCGCTGCGTTGCTGGAGCAGCACCGTTATGCGGAATCCTCAAAACTACTAGAGGTCGTCACGCAAGAGCATCCGCAGAATCCTGTGGGGTTCTATCTGCTAGGCGTCGCTCAAACGGAACACGGTCTGGCCCCTCCCCGGTTCGACGCTTTGCAGTCCTTTGAACGAGCCATCACCCTGGCAGATACCCGTCACGATGACTCGTTGGTCCCGAATAACTGGGGAGAAATCGCCGATCCGCAAGGCGCCTATATGCCGATCGCTCCGCCCTCGGTCAGCCACCTGCTGGGATCGCTCGGCATCGACACCCTGCCCGTCCAGGCGATGTTCCAGGCCGCGCGACTTCAACTTCATCGTGGCGAATTTGAGATCGCCGAAGAGCGTTTGGATCGAGCGACAGAAGCAGGCATCGACACGTTGATCGAGTACCGCACCTTGGAGCAAAAACTAGAAGCTGAGGGGCGCACGCTTGACGCTGTTCGCGTTCGCAACAAAGTGATGAAATTGGAACTGAACGACATGCAACGTCAAGCATTCGTGCCGCAGCAATTCTTTGTCAGGTAA
- a CDS encoding IS4 family transposase, which translates to MFDSFRSRLAAARRDDQLFFAALIDQQTIRSSFGDASTILDSARIYDTAVTVWVFLSQTLTSGHNCVQAVAKLIAFRAAKGLPIPAALSGAYCMARDKLNEAGMHRLVTDSGAAIEDSVPDQWLWRGHRVIVGDGCTLTMADTPENQEAYPQMAGQKPGCGFPIMRMVVFFGLATGVVLEAAMGRYKGKLTAEVSLFREIDKILEEDDVYLADRAYSGWFDIARQLARGVHVVLRKHQSRRTDFRTGVRYSKDEHAVFWDKPPRPAWMTAEEYAGYDVFLTLREIRVRIATPGFRTREVIIVTNLLDDIEYNKEDLAALYRRRWQAELNLRSLKTVMQMDHLRCKQPHRVRNEIRAHFTAYNLVRQMMCEAAIRGDVQPWQISFKGTMQTLNELLPVLCMTGDADPLCDVFYDCCLQHVVGNRPDRYEPRVRKRRPNPYKLMTKPRHSHQPGKE; encoded by the coding sequence ATGTTCGATTCTTTTCGCTCGCGGTTGGCTGCGGCCCGACGTGATGATCAACTGTTCTTCGCTGCGCTGATCGATCAACAGACTATCCGATCCAGCTTTGGCGACGCAAGTACAATCCTCGATTCCGCGCGAATTTACGACACCGCCGTCACCGTTTGGGTGTTCCTCTCGCAAACCCTCACTTCCGGCCACAACTGCGTCCAGGCGGTTGCCAAATTGATCGCCTTTCGCGCCGCTAAAGGCCTGCCGATTCCTGCCGCTCTAAGCGGCGCCTACTGCATGGCGCGAGACAAACTTAACGAAGCCGGCATGCACCGCCTGGTGACAGATTCTGGCGCCGCGATCGAAGATTCCGTCCCCGATCAATGGCTCTGGCGAGGACATCGCGTTATCGTCGGCGACGGTTGCACGCTGACAATGGCTGACACTCCTGAAAACCAAGAAGCCTATCCGCAAATGGCGGGGCAAAAACCCGGCTGTGGATTTCCCATCATGCGGATGGTGGTCTTCTTCGGCCTGGCCACCGGCGTCGTGCTGGAAGCCGCCATGGGTCGCTATAAAGGCAAGCTGACGGCCGAGGTCAGCCTGTTCCGTGAGATCGACAAAATCCTCGAAGAAGACGACGTTTATCTCGCAGATCGAGCCTATTCTGGCTGGTTCGACATCGCCCGGCAGCTGGCCCGAGGGGTGCATGTGGTGCTGCGAAAACATCAATCGCGAAGGACCGATTTCCGCACCGGCGTGCGCTACAGCAAAGACGAACACGCGGTGTTCTGGGACAAGCCGCCACGGCCTGCCTGGATGACCGCAGAAGAGTACGCCGGCTATGACGTATTCCTGACACTGCGTGAGATCCGGGTGCGGATCGCCACGCCCGGCTTTCGCACGCGTGAGGTCATCATTGTGACCAACTTGCTCGACGACATCGAGTACAACAAGGAGGATCTGGCGGCTCTTTATCGTCGGCGGTGGCAAGCAGAATTAAATCTAAGATCGTTGAAAACGGTGATGCAAATGGACCACTTGCGCTGCAAGCAACCCCATCGTGTGCGGAACGAAATCCGAGCTCACTTCACGGCCTATAACTTGGTCCGTCAGATGATGTGCGAGGCAGCGATCCGCGGCGACGTGCAACCCTGGCAAATCAGCTTTAAGGGGACGATGCAAACGCTTAACGAGTTGCTGCCGGTGTTGTGCATGACAGGGGACGCCGATCCGCTCTGCGACGTGTTTTATGATTGCTGCTTGCAGCATGTCGTTGGCAATCGCCCGGACCGCTACGAACCGCGAGTCCGCAAACGCCGGCCCAATCCGTACAAGCTCATGACCAAGCCCCGTCACAGCCACCAACCCGGCAAAGAATAA
- a CDS encoding helix-turn-helix domain-containing protein: MGYSMSFALQPWQLLFAILSGWIHHRQQQIIEFQNDQIQSLLSQLGKKRISFTNDQRRILAVKGKALGRNTLRELTTIVTPDTILRWHRELVAKKWDQSKKRESVGRPRIRQVIVDLILRFAQENPSWGYDRIQGALANVGYHISDTTVGNVLKQHVSLRPDVSSFVRLITPNGSIWGLARN, from the coding sequence GTGGGGTATTCCATGAGCTTCGCACTTCAACCTTGGCAGTTGCTGTTCGCCATCCTTTCGGGTTGGATTCACCACCGGCAGCAACAGATCATCGAGTTCCAGAACGATCAGATCCAGTCCCTGCTCAGCCAATTGGGCAAGAAACGCATCAGCTTCACCAACGACCAGCGGCGCATTTTGGCCGTCAAAGGCAAGGCGCTGGGACGCAATACGTTGCGGGAGTTGACCACGATCGTGACACCCGACACGATTCTCCGCTGGCATCGCGAACTGGTGGCGAAGAAGTGGGACCAGAGCAAGAAACGCGAATCCGTCGGCAGACCGCGGATCCGCCAGGTGATCGTGGATCTGATCCTGCGGTTCGCCCAGGAAAACCCCTCGTGGGGCTACGACCGAATTCAGGGCGCGCTGGCCAATGTCGGCTACCACATCTCGGACACGACGGTGGGCAACGTCCTCAAGCAACACGTCTCCCTGCGGCCCGATGTTTCTTCTTTCGTTCGCCTTATCACGCCGAACGGAAGCATCTGGGGCTTGGCAAGGAACTGA
- a CDS encoding integrase core domain-containing protein, whose amino-acid sequence MTDDQRRILAVKGKALGRKTLRELTTIVTPDTILRWHRELVAKKWDHSEKRKSVGRPRIRQVIVDLILRFAQENPSWGYDRIQGALANVGYHISDTTVGNVLKQHGIEPAPDRQRQTTWATFLKAHWDVLAAIDFTTIEVWTKAGLVTWYLLFVMELKTRRVHFAGCTPHPDEPWMTQIARNLTDYEGFLLGKRYLLMDRDTKFSLAFRRILKREDARPLLLPPRSPNLNAFIERFMRSLKSEALSRMIFFGENSLRPAVSSFLEHYHGERNHQGLENKLIQPADEVGQLAGKIECQERLGGLLKYYQRKAA is encoded by the coding sequence TTGACCGACGACCAGCGGCGCATTTTGGCCGTCAAAGGCAAGGCGCTCGGCCGGAAGACGTTGCGGGAGTTGACCACGATCGTGACGCCCGACACGATTCTCCGCTGGCATCGCGAACTGGTGGCGAAGAAGTGGGACCACAGCGAGAAACGCAAATCCGTCGGCAGACCGCGCATCCGCCAGGTAATCGTGGATCTGATCCTGCGGTTCGCCCAGGAAAACCCCTCCTGGGGCTACGACCGAATTCAGGGCGCACTGGCCAATGTCGGCTACCACATCTCCGACACGACGGTGGGCAACGTCCTCAAGCAGCACGGCATCGAACCGGCTCCTGATCGCCAGCGCCAGACCACCTGGGCCACGTTTCTCAAGGCACATTGGGACGTTTTAGCGGCGATTGATTTCACCACAATAGAAGTCTGGACCAAGGCTGGATTAGTCACTTGGTACTTGCTGTTCGTAATGGAACTCAAGACGCGCCGCGTTCACTTTGCCGGCTGCACTCCCCATCCTGACGAGCCATGGATGACGCAGATCGCCAGGAACCTGACCGACTACGAGGGCTTTCTACTCGGCAAGCGTTACCTGCTCATGGACCGCGACACGAAGTTCTCTCTAGCCTTCCGCCGCATCCTGAAAAGGGAGGACGCCCGACCGCTGCTGCTGCCCCCGCGAAGCCCTAATTTAAACGCTTTCATCGAGCGGTTCATGAGAAGCCTCAAATCGGAAGCGCTGTCACGCATGATCTTCTTCGGTGAGAACTCGCTGCGCCCCGCTGTTTCGTCTTTCCTTGAGCACTACCACGGCGAGCGAAACCACCAAGGACTGGAAAATAAACTGATCCAGCCCGCTGATGAAGTCGGTCAGCTTGCCGGCAAAATCGAGTGCCAAGAGCGGCTGGGTGGACTGCTGAAGTACTACCAGCGCAAAGCCGCGTGA
- a CDS encoding ornithine cyclodeaminase family protein translates to MKQHEIRCHYYSQEDLLGAGCLDINMAIEAVEMAMHAFHAGEVIFPEKVVQIFNEETQERINCLPATFKHLRVCGVKWVSVFPPNPVKFGMQNLSAVIILSEIEHGLPIAFMEGTLCSNLRVGAVGALAAKHLAKPAARSIGFIGAGEQAKMHLLAMKTVFPSLVECRVAAKEQAEEATFCQEMRQLLPDVAITGTNTDLQAATQDADIIVTATSAQAPLLKAAWMKPGAFYSHVGGFEDEFAVAHQADKIVCDDWETVKHRTQTLSRMHQAGELPDDRVYGNLQEIVLGDLPGRQSLDERIYFNAVGLAYLDVAIAHAMYQRTLDSGLGQDLKIQQEMIFEHAHLKNWIRI, encoded by the coding sequence ATGAAGCAGCATGAAATTCGATGTCATTATTACTCACAGGAAGATTTGTTGGGGGCGGGTTGTCTTGATATCAACATGGCGATCGAAGCGGTGGAAATGGCGATGCACGCTTTCCACGCAGGTGAAGTGATCTTCCCTGAAAAAGTTGTACAGATTTTCAACGAAGAGACCCAAGAGCGGATCAACTGTCTGCCGGCGACCTTCAAGCATTTACGCGTATGCGGAGTGAAGTGGGTTTCTGTCTTTCCGCCAAACCCCGTCAAATTCGGCATGCAGAATCTGTCGGCCGTCATTATACTTTCCGAAATCGAGCATGGACTTCCGATCGCCTTTATGGAGGGAACCCTCTGCTCCAACTTGCGCGTGGGTGCGGTTGGAGCGTTGGCTGCGAAGCATCTGGCGAAACCCGCGGCCCGCTCCATCGGCTTCATCGGCGCCGGCGAACAAGCCAAGATGCACCTGCTGGCGATGAAGACGGTGTTCCCTTCGCTGGTGGAATGCCGCGTCGCCGCCAAGGAGCAGGCGGAGGAAGCAACTTTCTGCCAGGAGATGCGGCAGTTGCTTCCCGATGTTGCGATTACAGGAACCAACACTGACTTACAAGCAGCGACTCAAGACGCCGACATCATCGTGACGGCGACCAGCGCTCAGGCGCCCTTGCTGAAAGCGGCATGGATGAAGCCTGGTGCGTTCTATAGCCATGTCGGCGGCTTTGAGGATGAATTCGCCGTAGCCCACCAAGCCGACAAGATTGTCTGCGACGACTGGGAAACAGTAAAGCATCGCACCCAGACCCTCAGCCGGATGCATCAAGCTGGAGAGCTGCCGGATGACCGCGTCTACGGCAACCTGCAAGAGATCGTGCTAGGCGATCTGCCCGGCCGGCAATCGCTGGACGAGCGAATTTACTTCAACGCCGTGGGGCTTGCTTATCTCGATGTGGCGATCGCTCATGCGATGTACCAGCGTACGCTCGACTCCGGCCTGGGGCAAGATTTGAAAATCCAACAGGAGATGATCTTCGAACACGCCCACTTGAAGAATTGGATTCGCATTTAA
- a CDS encoding sialidase family protein — protein MKREKLTAFISDDDGKTWQGGLMLDERDDVTYPDGVQAADGTIHIVYDHQRTPLGDVLLSTFTEEDVRAGKSVTDKVRLQVLIDHLPEPQN, from the coding sequence GTGAAACGGGAGAAGCTCACCGCCTTTATCTCCGACGACGACGGCAAGACCTGGCAGGGCGGGCTGATGCTCGACGAACGCGACGACGTGACCTATCCCGACGGCGTGCAGGCTGCGGACGGCACGATCCACATCGTCTACGATCACCAACGCACACCGCTCGGCGATGTGCTGCTGTCCACGTTCACCGAGGAGGATGTTCGCGCCGGAAAATCAGTCACCGACAAGGTGCGGCTACAGGTGCTGATCGACCATCTGCCGGAGCCCCAAAATTGA
- a CDS encoding fasciclin domain-containing protein — translation MNDIVDTAVAAGSFKTLVAAVKAAELVDTLKGVGPFTVFAPTDAAFAQLPTGVIQDLLEPENKSKLQGILTYHVVAGEVLAADVVKLKVATTVQGQDLRIDTKDGVKVDAANVVKTDIQCSNGVIHVIDAVVLPK, via the coding sequence ATGAATGACATTGTAGACACAGCAGTTGCAGCCGGCTCGTTTAAGACCCTCGTGGCCGCCGTCAAGGCCGCCGAATTGGTAGACACGCTGAAGGGGGTAGGCCCGTTCACGGTTTTCGCACCAACCGATGCAGCCTTCGCCCAACTCCCGACGGGAGTCATCCAGGATTTGCTCGAACCCGAAAACAAGTCCAAACTGCAAGGCATCCTGACTTATCACGTCGTCGCCGGTGAGGTTTTGGCGGCCGATGTAGTCAAGCTCAAGGTCGCCACGACAGTCCAGGGTCAGGACCTGAGAATTGATACCAAGGATGGTGTGAAAGTGGATGCTGCGAACGTCGTGAAAACGGACATCCAGTGCAGCAATGGAGTGATCCACGTCATCGACGCCGTCGTGCTGCCCAAATAG
- a CDS encoding sialidase family protein, with protein sequence MNKPTVLTNGEWLLTSSVWKADNSIKVYSSTDQGKTFELHGTANIEEAKTRGPDEPMIVERRDSSLWMMVRCQGLAETISQDGGRTWTPVKRIAIPHCTSRFFLRRLQSGALLLVKHDPRRKK encoded by the coding sequence TTGAACAAACCCACCGTACTCACGAATGGCGAATGGCTGCTCACCTCTTCGGTGTGGAAGGCCGACAACAGCATCAAGGTCTATTCCAGCACCGATCAAGGGAAGACGTTTGAGCTTCACGGGACGGCGAACATCGAAGAGGCGAAGACACGCGGCCCCGATGAACCGATGATCGTCGAGCGCAGGGACAGCTCGCTGTGGATGATGGTGCGCTGCCAGGGACTGGCGGAAACGATCTCGCAGGACGGTGGCCGGACATGGACACCAGTGAAACGCATCGCGATCCCGCACTGCACCTCACGCTTCTTCTTGCGCCGATTGCAGTCCGGTGCGCTGCTGCTGGTGAAGCACGACCCAAGACGGAAAAAGTGA
- a CDS encoding NAD(P)H-binding protein — MPGLILLTGSTGYVGGRLLSVLQGRGIRVRCLTRRPEVLSDRSNATTEIVIGDVMDRESLEAVLVDVETAYYFVHSMGAKRDFEQEDRIAAANFGKAAAAAGVRRIIYLGGLGNPDEKLSKHLRSRQETGDVLREHHPQVIEFRASIVIGSGSLSF; from the coding sequence ATGCCGGGACTGATTTTACTGACCGGCTCCACAGGCTATGTGGGCGGACGTTTATTGTCGGTGTTGCAAGGTCGGGGTATCCGAGTTCGCTGTCTGACTCGCCGCCCCGAAGTTCTCAGCGACCGTTCGAACGCGACCACCGAAATTGTCATCGGCGATGTAATGGATCGAGAGTCCCTCGAGGCAGTACTCGTAGATGTCGAAACGGCCTATTACTTCGTGCATTCGATGGGAGCAAAACGAGACTTCGAGCAGGAAGACCGGATTGCGGCAGCGAACTTTGGAAAAGCGGCGGCCGCTGCCGGTGTGCGGCGAATCATCTATCTGGGCGGCCTCGGAAACCCTGACGAAAAGCTCTCGAAGCATCTCCGCAGTCGCCAGGAAACTGGCGACGTTCTGAGAGAACACCACCCGCAGGTAATCGAGTTCCGCGCCTCCATCGTGATCGGTTCTGGCAGCCTGTCGTTCTAA
- a CDS encoding SDR family oxidoreductase → MIRSLVERLPIMICPRWVQVKAQPIAIEDLLSYLIAALDLPSGSSQVYEIGGPDQVSYGEIMQEYARQRGLSRWMIRVPLLTPYLSSLWLGLVTPLYARIGRKLVESLRNPTLISNNLAAKTFPVRPRSLREAITRALANEDREFAETSWSDALSSAGASRDWAGTRFGSRLVDSRTITVTVPPEQAFAPIRRIGGRTGWYYGNWLWSLRGFLDLIVGGVGVRRGRRDPENLHVGDPLDFWRVEAYDRPRRLRLHAEMKLPGRAWLEFEVTPCEQGSSIRQTAIFDPLGLAGLVYWYGIYPLHQFVFAGMLRNLGRAAEQSDGNSAPPRDAVTEAIAPETQASGASP, encoded by the coding sequence ATGATTCGTTCGCTCGTGGAACGGCTACCGATCATGATATGCCCGCGTTGGGTACAGGTGAAGGCCCAACCGATCGCCATCGAAGACCTTCTGTCCTACTTAATAGCCGCTCTAGACTTGCCGTCGGGTTCATCTCAAGTTTACGAGATCGGCGGACCCGATCAGGTTTCCTACGGCGAGATCATGCAGGAATACGCCCGACAACGGGGACTCTCGCGCTGGATGATTCGCGTCCCCTTGCTGACTCCCTATCTTTCTAGCCTTTGGTTAGGCCTGGTCACGCCGCTGTATGCCCGGATCGGCCGAAAACTTGTGGAAAGCCTGCGGAACCCCACGCTCATCTCTAACAATCTGGCTGCCAAGACATTTCCGGTTCGGCCTCGCTCCCTTCGCGAAGCCATCACCCGGGCTCTGGCCAACGAGGATCGCGAGTTTGCCGAAACAAGCTGGTCGGACGCCCTGTCTTCGGCGGGTGCCTCACGTGACTGGGCAGGCACCCGATTCGGGTCCCGACTCGTCGATTCGCGCACGATCACCGTGACTGTTCCGCCGGAACAGGCGTTCGCACCGATCCGTCGGATTGGCGGTCGGACCGGCTGGTACTACGGGAACTGGTTGTGGTCCCTCCGTGGTTTCTTGGATTTGATCGTCGGCGGCGTAGGTGTGCGGCGGGGGCGACGCGATCCGGAGAACCTGCACGTAGGCGATCCGCTCGACTTTTGGCGCGTCGAAGCCTACGACCGGCCACGCCGATTGCGATTGCACGCCGAAATGAAATTGCCGGGCCGCGCCTGGCTCGAATTTGAGGTCACTCCCTGCGAGCAAGGCAGCAGCATTCGCCAAACGGCGATTTTCGATCCCCTGGGGCTGGCCGGACTGGTTTATTGGTACGGGATCTATCCGCTCCATCAATTCGTATTCGCCGGCATGCTTCGCAATCTGGGCCGCGCTGCCGAACAGTCCGATGGTAATTCTGCACCGCCGCGCGACGCCGTGACCGAGGCGATCGCCCCAGAGACCCAGGCATCGGGAGCCTCGCCTTGA
- a CDS encoding DUF4838 domain-containing protein yields the protein MKPTLTLLLALLLAPLSALHGAEFHLVENGRARAEIVISQKRPRMVTLAALELRLFIEKISGARLPIVTAPTAGAGVKIYIGQSAATDRLGVKNEGLRDGAYRIVSGSDWLVLIGKDVDFDISKMPWPSKRSDTPRAMAEWEKITQGKTDAAWGFPFASGFKGYWNPGDFDAVMTAQYGDDAVTLWKDSEGEQRGWWNQDESGSLNAVYGLLRRLGVRWFMAGELGEVVPKTATVSVSAINETVQPDFRLRDWLWNNYASFDFDDVIWARRLGMNSGQEQLGPLRGPHGMVNVYNHEAMQKAHPEYFALLGGKRDTDKRASGKDGAPCFTSEGLTNEAIRYIRFLYDTFDLPSVDMWPVDGLRVAVQSVRMDERPARLIAGRVGSLVRRPRLR from the coding sequence ATGAAACCAACCCTCACACTTCTCCTCGCCCTGTTGCTCGCGCCGCTTTCGGCGCTTCACGGGGCAGAGTTCCACCTCGTCGAAAACGGCCGGGCTCGCGCCGAAATCGTCATCTCGCAAAAGCGACCGCGCATGGTGACACTCGCAGCGCTGGAATTGCGGCTGTTCATCGAAAAAATAAGTGGTGCACGATTGCCGATCGTGACCGCACCGACGGCTGGTGCGGGAGTGAAAATTTACATTGGGCAGAGCGCGGCGACAGACCGACTGGGTGTCAAGAACGAGGGACTGCGCGATGGGGCCTATCGGATCGTTTCGGGGTCGGACTGGCTGGTCTTGATCGGGAAGGATGTCGATTTTGACATCTCGAAAATGCCTTGGCCCAGCAAGCGCAGCGATACGCCACGTGCGATGGCGGAGTGGGAGAAAATCACGCAGGGCAAGACCGACGCGGCATGGGGCTTTCCCTTCGCGTCTGGCTTCAAGGGCTACTGGAATCCGGGGGATTTTGACGCCGTGATGACTGCACAATACGGCGATGATGCCGTGACGCTGTGGAAAGATTCAGAGGGTGAGCAGCGAGGTTGGTGGAATCAGGATGAGAGCGGCTCGCTCAACGCGGTCTACGGCTTGCTTCGCCGCCTCGGGGTGCGCTGGTTCATGGCGGGTGAACTCGGCGAGGTTGTGCCGAAGACGGCAACGGTTTCCGTGAGCGCGATTAACGAAACGGTTCAGCCCGATTTTCGGCTCCGCGACTGGCTGTGGAACAACTACGCCAGCTTCGACTTCGACGACGTCATCTGGGCGCGGCGTCTCGGCATGAACTCTGGTCAGGAGCAACTCGGACCACTTCGCGGGCCGCATGGCATGGTGAACGTGTATAACCATGAAGCCATGCAAAAGGCACATCCTGAGTATTTCGCGCTGCTCGGTGGCAAACGGGACACGGACAAACGCGCGAGCGGCAAGGACGGCGCTCCGTGCTTCACCTCGGAAGGACTGACCAACGAAGCGATCCGCTACATCCGATTCCTTTACGACACTTTCGACCTGCCGAGTGTGGACATGTGGCCCGTCGATGGGCTGCGCGTAGCTGTCCAAAGTGTGCGCATGGATGAACGACCGGCGCGGCTGATTGCGGGACGGGTTGGGAGCTTGGTTAGGCGTCCGCGGCTAAGATGA